AGCGGATGTGGGACTCCGAGCGCAGCGCGAAGGCCTATCCCACGCGCGAGGCGTTCGTCCGCGATTGCGTGCCGATCCTGCGGCGCGAGCTGGAACTGCTGCGCGACGAGGGGGTCTCGATCGTGCAGATCGACGACCCGCACTTGTGCCTCTTTGTCGATGACAGCGTGCGCAAGCAATACGACGACGCCGACCGCGCGGCCGACTTCGACGTGGAGATGGTCAACCAGTTGGTCGACGGCGTCTCGGGCGTGCGGCTGGCGGTGCATCTCTGCCGCCGCGCCGGGGCTCGCGTGCGGGGCGAGGCGCAGTTCCGCGGTGGCTACGACCCGATCATCGCACAGCTTAACCGGCTCAATGTGCATCACCTGACGATGGAGTTCACCGCCCCGGGCGCCGGCGACATGGCGGTCTTTCGGCAGTTGCGCGAGGATCTGGAAATCGGCCTGGGTTGCATGAGCTGCGAGCCGGGACAGGTCGATTCAGCCGATGCGATCTTCGGCCGTGTCGAGATGGCGCTCCAGCACGTCGCGCCGGAGCGGATCACGCTCAATCCCGACTGCGGCTTCGCACCAGGCTCGGCGGCCGTGGTGAGCATCGACGAGGTCTATCGCAAGCTCAAGAACGAAGTGGAAGCGGCGCGACGTCTGCGCGAGAAATACGGTTAGTCGAAGGTCTTCGACCGCGGGAAGCAGCCCGTCAAGATATCGAATCGGCAATGTGCTCCGCTACAGCCGGCACAACCCCTACAGCCGGACTGGGCCGTGGCAAGGAAGTAGGTCTGCCGCGGCCTATTTGTAGCGGCTAGAGGGATCGCGCCGATGATGCAGTTGCCGGCCTGGATTCCCGGTAGCCGATCGCTTATCGCCCGACCGAAGGGTGCCGAATCGTGGAAATGGACCGCCTGATGCCCCGTTGCTCGCAACAAGACACCCTGTGTCGCGCGACCCTGATAATGGCCGTCCTGCTGACGCTGCTGGGGCCACGAACGTCGTTCGGCGTCGATGGCGCGAGGCCTGCGACGTCGTGTTGCCAGACTTGCTACCTGCCGAGCGAGCAATGCTGCTGCCCGGATAGCTACTGTCCGAAACCCTTTCCTTGCGTAAAGTGGCAGACGCTCTGTTGTCCCGATTGCTATTGCTCGAAGCCGTTGCCGAAGGTCTGCTGGCAGCCGCTCTGCTGCCCCGACAACTACTGCTGCAAGCCATTTCCTGACTTGTGCTACGGACCGGTGGCGAATTGCATTTGCGGACCGTGCGATCGGCCACACGCTCCGCCACCTTGCGCGACAAAGCTGCCCTGTGGCGACGCGATCGCCAAGTCCGAGCCCGCCGCGTCAACAGGGGTGGCAAGCACGACTGGCGTGAAGAGGCCATCGACGAAGCCAGCGGCAGCGACCGCCTCGTCGCGCGTGATGCGGATGACCGTGCGGTAACGCGCGCAGACGGCACTACGGAACGCTCTGGGCGGATGTGGGTTTTTCCCAGGGGTAGATGACCCGCCAGTCCTGCTTCATGTCGACGACGTGCCAGCCGCGCTCGGGGGCCTCGTCGAGGGCGCGCTTCAAGCGACCGATCGCTGAATCGCGGTCGTAGGCCCATTCGCGCTCGGCATCGGTGTGATGCACGATCAGGCCGAAGCGCGGTCCCGCGCCCGCGGTGGTCCAGCGGAGCATCTCATAGTCGCCGTCCGAATTGCCGAAGGCCGCGATCGGACGATGCCCGATGTGCTGATGAATGCCGACAGGCTTGCCGGGGCCATCGTCGATAAAGTTGATCGCCGGCAGGCGAAACAACTGGGGCACGTCGTTCTGCAAGCGGAATTCGACCTTGGCCGTGCTGCCGACGACGTGTTCGGGCGGAATACCGTAGACGCGCCCCGTCCAGGGGCGCATGAAGTCGATGCCGCCTCCGGAGACGATGAACGTCTTGAAGCCGCTTGCGCGCAGGAATTCGAGCAGCTCGAGCATCGGCTGAAAGACGAGCTCGGTATAGGGTCGATCGAAGCGCGGATGCCGCGCCGTGGCCAGCCACGCTTCGACGATCTGGCGAAAGTCGTCGGTCGTCATACCGGTGTGGGTGGCCATCATCATGGCCGTGAGCCCTTTTTCGCCGCCGGCGAGCATGCCCTTGACGTTTCCCTCGAGCGCCGACTTGAAGGGTTCCTGTGTCTTCCATTCGGGATGCTGCGGCGCCAATCCGCGAACGCGGTAAAGAGCGAACTCGAATTGGAAGTAGATCGGCATCTCCGACCAGAGGGTGCCGTCGTTATCGAAGGTGGCAATACGATCCGACGGCGCGACGTAGTCCGGCCCCCCTTCGCGCGTCACGCGCGCCACGAAGTCGAGTATCGCCTGCTTGCGCGGGCTCTCGTTCCACGAGAGGAGCGGCTGTTGCGCCATGCCGCGCGTGAACTGGATTGCGAGCACGAGCAGACAGAAGATCACGATCAACTTGAGCTGAGAAGGACGCATGCTTCACCTTGGTTGTCGATCCGAGCGACGGCGTTGCCAACCGATCGGGCCGGCGCTCAGCTTTTGGCGTGGGCATTGTAACTGGTGATCAGGTTGCGATACGCCGGCAGGTGATTCGAGAAGAGGTTCGCGAGCCCCTCGATGTCGTTGCGCCAATCGCGATGCAATTCGCACGCGACGCCAAACCAACTCATGAGTTGGCAGCCGGCGGCCTGCATGCGGGCCCAGGCGGCGTTGCGGGTCGTGAGATTGAACGTGCCCGAGGCGTCGGTGACGACGAAGACCTCGTATCCCTCTTCGATCGCCGAGAGAGCCGGAAACGCGACGCAGACCTCGGTGACGACCCCCGCGAGGATCAATTGCTTCTTGCCCGTTGCCTTCACGGCGCGGACGAAGTCTTCGTTGTCCCAGGCGTTGATGTTGCCGGGGCGCGCGATGTAGGGGACGTCGGGGAAGAGAGCTTTCAGTTCGGGGACGAGCGGTCCATTTGGACCGCTTTCGAAGCTCGTCGTGAGAATCGTGGGCAGTTGGAAATACTTGGCTAGGTCCGCCAGCGCCAAAACGTTGTTCTTGAAATCGTCGGGCGAGAAATCACCCACAATGTTGCACAGGCCCGACTGATGGTCGACCAGCAACACGGCGGCATCCGATTTATCGAGACGGCGGTACTTGAACGTGGCGGACATGACAGCTCCTCGATGGCGGCGAATGTTCCGGTAGAAAAACGAGAGACCAGACTGGAAAGTGTAACGGCAGAGGGTTGGCGCAGGCGAGTAGCCGACACGCATTCCGCGGGAGTATTTCGCCTGGCTGCTGCCGCAAACTCATCGAGGGCATCAAGGGCTCGCGCTGCGCGCGCCGGGCGCCATGGCCGGCGCCCCCCAACTTTTGTTCCAGCCGTTGTAGAGATCTTGCAGAAAGGCCTTCCATTCGACCGAGCGTCGCGATTCGGGAAAGGGATTCGGCGCGAGCGGCGCAGCGCCGCTCCACACGATCGAACATTCGCCGTCGGGTTGAATCTGGCCGACGAGGGGGGTCTTGTAGGTGTGTTGCGTATCGGGATCGAGACGTAATTCGCCCGCCGGCGTCATCACTCGCACCGTCAACATGGTGCGGCGGACACGCTTGGGATCAAGGCTTTGTGCATCCTCGACTGCTGCGGCCCAAAGAAGCACGCTCGCATAGGCCGATTCCATGGCATCGGTGATGGCCCGCTGCGGAAAACGACGGTGAAACCGCTCGACAAACGACTTGTTGTCGGGCGTGTCGAGCGAATCGAAGTAGGTCCAGGCGGCATAGTCGCCGGCGATCTCCGGCGTCGTCAGGCTGCGCATGCCTTGCTCGTCGAGACTGAACGATAGCGTGGGAATCTGCTCGGACGTGATTCCCGCTTCGCGCAGCTCGCGGAAGAACGCGATGTTGGAATCGCCGTTAATCAGGTTCAAGATCATGTCGGGCTGCGCCGCGCGGATCGCCTCGACGAGGGGCTCCGTATGGGGGCTGCCCAGCGGCAGGAATTCGGCGCCGACGACCTCGGCCCCCAGCATCTTCAAGTGATCTTTGATGACCTCGGTCGCAGCCCGGGGAAACAGATAGTCGGAGCCGACGATGAAAAACTTCCGCTGGCCGAGCTTTTCTACAGCCCAATCGAGCGCGGGCAGGATCTGCTGATTCGGCGCGGCGCCCAAGTAGACGATGTTCGGCGACGTCTCGAGCCCTTCGTACTGCAGCGGGTAGAGGAGCAGATGGTCGTGCTCCTCGACGATCGGCTTGACCGCTTTACGACTAGCCGATGTCCAGCAGCCGAAGATGGCGACGACTTTTTCCTGTGTGATGAGCCTCTCTGTTTCGGACGCGAATCGTCCCCAATCGGAACCGCCATCGACGACGATCGGTTGAATCGGACGGCCGAGCAGGCCTCCGCGGGCGTTTACTTCGTCGATGGCCATGAGTGTTGTGTCGACCACCGCCGTGGCGCTGGTGGCTAGCGTCCCGGTCATCGAATGGATGATGCCGACCTTGATGGGCTCCTCCGTCAGGGCCGCGGCGTCAGCGGCGGCGTTGCTCGCTTCCATCCCCATCTGCCACAGAATGAATCCTCCACCAACGAGCAGGGCGAGTAGGATGCCCACGCTGGCAAAGATCATCGCGCGGCGCGAGCGCGTTGCCGCCGCCGGCTGTGTGGAAACAGGCGTCACGTTTGCCAAGTGAGGGGCTGTGGCCGTCATCGTGGTGACTAGCGCCGCGTTCGGCCCCGATTCGCTCGGTAGCACCATCTGCGCCTGACCAGACAGCGTCGCGTAGAGGGCCTGCAAGTCGGCGATCATCTCGGCCACCGACTGGTAGCGATCGTCCGGCGATTTGGCCATCGCGCGGGCCACGATCCGCGCGCACGCCTGGGGGATCGTGGAATCGTGATCGCAGGGATTGGGGATCGGCCCATGACAGTGGCTGAACATGAGCTGCGGGACGCTGTCGGTCTCTTCGTACGGTTGTTTGCCGGTGAGCAGGCAGTAATACGAGGCGCCGAGCGAGTAGATATCGGTCCGCGGGTCGAGCGGCTTGCCCATGCACTGCTCGGGGCTCATGAAGTAGGGCGTGCCGAGCACCGAACCGGTCTGCGTGATGTGGCGCGACGTATTGGCCAGCGACTTGGCCAGGCCGAAATCGGTGACCTTGATCGTACCGTCGGCGGCCCGCATGAAGTTTGCCGGCTTGATGTCGCGATGGATCACCCCCGCGGCATGAGCGGCGGCGACCCCCTGGCAAGCGTCGATGATGGCCCGCGTGGCGTTCAGGACGGATCGCGCACCGCTCTGCTCGATCTCGGTGTCGAGGCTTCCCCCCTCGAGCAACTCCATGACGATGTAATAGCGCGGGGCGTCGTGACAGATCTCGTAGACCGCTGTCACGTTCGGGTGGCTGAGCTTGCCGGCGGCGCGGGCCTCGGCCATGAATCGCTGCGTAGCCGTTTCGTCGGTCGTCAGATGCTCGGCCAGAAGCTTGACGGCGACGTCGCGCTCGATCATCGGATCGTGCGCTCGATAGACGACCCCCATGCCCCCCTGTCCGACGATGGAGCGGATTTCGTATTTGCCGAGCTTCTGGCCGATCAGCGACTGCGGCGACTCGCGACGTGGCGAGGGATGTTGGGGGGTCGCGGGATCCGTTTGGAAGGCCGTCTCGGCCAGGGTCTCGTGCGGCTTTTTCTCTTGCGACTTTACGGCCTGCAGTGGGTCACTTTCTCCGGCGGACATCCGTAACTCCAGGACAGGCAGTAGAGTTGCTCGAGATGCAAGGCGAGCAAGCAGGCGCCACAAAGGCAACTATCCGTTTTTACGCGTTACCAGTCAAACTGGCTCGAAGGGGCGGCCAAAGCCTTTGCCCGCCTTGATTTCGCAGGCTCAATCGAGCAAAATGCCGGCTTCACGTTTGCCGGCCCCCGCAAGTGGTGGCCAGGTCAGTGTTTCGGCCGGTTTCGGGAGCGATGTGGACGATGGTCTTCGAGCAGATCGAGCAGCTCAAGCAGCAGTACACCGACAAGTACGTCGTCGTCGATGCGACACGCCCGGAATTGGCGCGTTTTCGCGACCGCACGGGGCAGGTGAAGACGGTCAACATGAGTGGCCGTGCCCTGGTGCAGTTCGACGGGGGGGACAACAACATCGGCTGGTTCGACATTGGGCTCGATTTTCTGAAGGTGGTCGACAAGCCGTTGCCGAAGGTCGCCGAGGAAAAGCCCGCTCGTGAGACCAAGCCCGCCGCCCCGGCCAAGTCGGCCGGTTCTGCCGCTCACGCTCCGGTTGGGGCCAAGAAGCCTTCGGTGGCCGAGATGGCACGCTCCGGGGGCGCTGCCAAGCAGAGCACGGCCGACATTCTCGCCGCCGCGCGAGGCAAGGCAGCCGCTCCCAAGGCCGAGGCCGTCAAGGCAGAAGCACCGGCCGCTGCGCCGAAGCCCGCGGCTGCAACCGCTCCGAAAGGCAAGCTCAGCACGGCGGATATCCTGGCAGCCGCTCGCGGCAAGGCGGTTGCCACGGCAGCCCCCGCGGCACCGGCCAAGCCTGCTCCCGCGCCGGAACCAGAACCTGCACCAGTCGAAGAGCCGGTAGCCGAAACGGCCGTGGAAGAGGCGCCCGCTCCCGTGCCGGCCGCCGCACCTGCCAAGGCCGCCAAGGGAAGCCTGCCGAAGGCCACGCCCGAGATCATCGCCTGGTGCCGCGACCACGACACCAAGTAATCTGCCGCCGCGATCGGGCGGCGTCCGTCTGCGAGCTGCGCGACGTTAGCGCACTTCGAGCATGCGCTCAAGTGCCACGAGCGACCACTTGGCCACATCGGGGTCGACCTCGATCACGTTCACGGGATGGCCGGCCGCCAGATTTTCGAGCGACCAGCAGAGGTGCGCGAGATCGATGCGGTACATCGTGGCGCACATGCACACGACCGGCGACAGGAAGTCGATGTGCTGCTCCGAGTGCTCCTGCTTGAGGCGGTTCACCAGGTGCAGCTCGGTGCCGATGGCCCAACGCGTGCCCGGCGCGGCGTGCTCGACTTCGCGAATGATCTTGCCGGTCGAGCCGATCACGTCAGCCCGATCGACCACTTCCATCGTGCATTCGGGATGCACGAGGATCTTGATCTCGGGGTATTTCGCGCGAAACGCGTCGACGTGCTGCGGCTGAAACATCTGGTGGACGCTGCAATGCCCACGCCAGAGTAAGACGCGACTCTCGCGCAGCACGTCTTCGGTGTTGCCCCCGAGTTCCTGCCGCGGGTTCCAAACGGGCATCTGCTCGAGCGGAATGCCCATCGCGCGGGCCGTGTTGCGTCCCAAGTGCTGATCGGGAAAGAACAGCACGCGGCGCGTCCGCTGAAAGGCCCAATCGAGCACGGCCCGCGCGTTGCTCGACGTGCAGACAATGCCGCCGTGGCGGCCACAGAAGGCCTTCAGGCTGGCGGCCGAATTGATGTACGTGACCGGGGTAATGTCCGCGGTATCGACCACCTC
This genomic stretch from Pirellulales bacterium harbors:
- the nadA gene encoding quinolinate synthase NadA yields the protein MSTSLPVIDPVRLELAPFRSLDNATLAERINRVRAEMGPRLLILGHHYQQDEVIALSDLRGDSYQLSQMAAANSECRAIVFCGVHFMAETADILANRPAKLQERHGERVTVVLPDMAAGCSMADMAAIEEVETCWQELGEVVDTADITPVTYINSAASLKAFCGRHGGIVCTSSNARAVLDWAFQRTRRVLFFPDQHLGRNTARAMGIPLEQMPVWNPRQELGGNTEDVLRESRVLLWRGHCSVHQMFQPQHVDAFRAKYPEIKILVHPECTMEVVDRADVIGSTGKIIREVEHAAPGTRWAIGTELHLVNRLKQEHSEQHIDFLSPVVCMCATMYRIDLAHLCWSLENLAAGHPVNVIEVDPDVAKWSLVALERMLEVR
- a CDS encoding cobalamin-independent methionine synthase II family protein, encoding MSSKLLFPTSVVGSMPRPDYVKDLINDEAATSTEEYPRLMRAAVESVVALQECAGLDVLTDGEWWRKSYIGVIAELAHGFELGRNPADGRPWTIVVDRLSPKQPGFIAQEVKLVKQLTKREIKATLPSPALLGERMWDSERSAKAYPTREAFVRDCVPILRRELELLRDEGVSIVQIDDPHLCLFVDDSVRKQYDDADRAADFDVEMVNQLVDGVSGVRLAVHLCRRAGARVRGEAQFRGGYDPIIAQLNRLNVHHLTMEFTAPGAGDMAVFRQLREDLEIGLGCMSCEPGQVDSADAIFGRVEMALQHVAPERITLNPDCGFAPGSAAVVSIDEVYRKLKNEVEAARRLREKYG
- a CDS encoding transporter substrate-binding protein; translated protein: MSAGESDPLQAVKSQEKKPHETLAETAFQTDPATPQHPSPRRESPQSLIGQKLGKYEIRSIVGQGGMGVVYRAHDPMIERDVAVKLLAEHLTTDETATQRFMAEARAAGKLSHPNVTAVYEICHDAPRYYIVMELLEGGSLDTEIEQSGARSVLNATRAIIDACQGVAAAHAAGVIHRDIKPANFMRAADGTIKVTDFGLAKSLANTSRHITQTGSVLGTPYFMSPEQCMGKPLDPRTDIYSLGASYYCLLTGKQPYEETDSVPQLMFSHCHGPIPNPCDHDSTIPQACARIVARAMAKSPDDRYQSVAEMIADLQALYATLSGQAQMVLPSESGPNAALVTTMTATAPHLANVTPVSTQPAAATRSRRAMIFASVGILLALLVGGGFILWQMGMEASNAAADAAALTEEPIKVGIIHSMTGTLATSATAVVDTTLMAIDEVNARGGLLGRPIQPIVVDGGSDWGRFASETERLITQEKVVAIFGCWTSASRKAVKPIVEEHDHLLLYPLQYEGLETSPNIVYLGAAPNQQILPALDWAVEKLGQRKFFIVGSDYLFPRAATEVIKDHLKMLGAEVVGAEFLPLGSPHTEPLVEAIRAAQPDMILNLINGDSNIAFFRELREAGITSEQIPTLSFSLDEQGMRSLTTPEIAGDYAAWTYFDSLDTPDNKSFVERFHRRFPQRAITDAMESAYASVLLWAAAVEDAQSLDPKRVRRTMLTVRVMTPAGELRLDPDTQHTYKTPLVGQIQPDGECSIVWSGAAPLAPNPFPESRRSVEWKAFLQDLYNGWNKSWGAPAMAPGARSASP
- a CDS encoding haloacid dehalogenase-like hydrolase, whose translation is MRPSQLKLIVIFCLLVLAIQFTRGMAQQPLLSWNESPRKQAILDFVARVTREGGPDYVAPSDRIATFDNDGTLWSEMPIYFQFEFALYRVRGLAPQHPEWKTQEPFKSALEGNVKGMLAGGEKGLTAMMMATHTGMTTDDFRQIVEAWLATARHPRFDRPYTELVFQPMLELLEFLRASGFKTFIVSGGGIDFMRPWTGRVYGIPPEHVVGSTAKVEFRLQNDVPQLFRLPAINFIDDGPGKPVGIHQHIGHRPIAAFGNSDGDYEMLRWTTAGAGPRFGLIVHHTDAEREWAYDRDSAIGRLKRALDEAPERGWHVVDMKQDWRVIYPWEKPTSAQSVP
- a CDS encoding hydrolase, which translates into the protein MSATFKYRRLDKSDAAVLLVDHQSGLCNIVGDFSPDDFKNNVLALADLAKYFQLPTILTTSFESGPNGPLVPELKALFPDVPYIARPGNINAWDNEDFVRAVKATGKKQLILAGVVTEVCVAFPALSAIEEGYEVFVVTDASGTFNLTTRNAAWARMQAAGCQLMSWFGVACELHRDWRNDIEGLANLFSNHLPAYRNLITSYNAHAKS